The window ATCATTATCGCATCATCTCAATGCAAAAGAATCGATATCTTGCACATGTTATTGTTTATAATATCTCAATACATTCTTCGGCCTCATATTGTTTAAtggtgtatataacttaaactctaaTTAGCAATGAGTTGCATGTACAGCGCAGCGCACCTACACTGGCACAATTAGGTCAAAATCTAGTTCTTCTGTCCAATTGTTACAAACGAAATCCATATAAACTACAGAGTGGATAACCTCTATGTCAATATTTCAATTCATAAGATAGTTTCTAAACTGCAATATTATTTGACCTAGCTTCCAACCCAAGCCATCAACCCGGCTGCCTCATTTGGATGTACTAATTGAGAAGAAATGGCAACAATTAATGCAAAAGAATTAATGCCATGCACATCTTACTCTCCTTGCATAAGTATCCAATCACAAAAATGATGCATAATAAAGGGAAAATACCGTACGATATTGGCTGTTTATGGAGGTACCCGAACTTGTTAGAGGGAGCAGTCGTTGATTAAAAGCGATGACAGAAGAAACCCTAGCCGTCTCTTATTTTACACCTTCCATCTTGTTTGGATGGTCGTTATGTatcatttcataatgtatcgtatagtgttgtattgtattatattgcaCTGTATTGTTTTGAtgtatataatgtttggatagattgtattgattgtcgttgtttcatgatatcatgcaccaacaatatgaaaaataagcttgaaatattattaaaaaaaagtaagATACAAAGTAGaactattatataaaaaggtagttaaaaaaataaaatagaattatttaataataaggaagggcaagatgagggGGAAAAAAAAGGAAACGACGCAACCACACCAAATCAATCGTTTTATAAAGTGACACTTTTTGTCGTTACATAACGACGgattaacgatacgatacaataaattttaagtaacaatcaaaacaaacattttatttaaagtaacaatacaatacaatataataaataacaaccatccaaacgaGATGTTTCGGAAAACTGGAACCAATCAGTTTCTCTAGACAATTTTGGATCGGGTAGGGATTGGCCCATTTGGGTGATGTTCAGGCTGACCCAAATCGTTTTGGGCCTCCATGCAATTTTAGTTATTTGTTTATCCTTTCTtctgaaaattatgatttttgactGTGGAATCAAAATTTATACGGTGATTTGCACAAATAGGACACTTTGGGTGCCACTTTTAATTTTTGACCCGCTTGATCAATAGGTAGAACTTCAAGTTTAACAAGTATTGCCCATAGCTTGCCCCATAGGCAACACTTTTGAATTTTGACCTTAATGATTTGCCTATGAGGCAAACGAGAGTCAAAATATCAAGACCATCTATTTTCAAGGTTATTGGATGTAATTCCTGTAATTTATAAATGCCAAAACTCTTTCTACAAACATTTTGAACAAGTGATTTACTCTAACAAAATTTTTGttttcacgacccaattttaaCACAAACTTCTAGTTTCCAATCAGAAGGTCATTCGTTTGATCATTAcgcaaacaaaattataatatacATTTTACTCAAAAGCTTCCTACTTCAGAAACTAGAAATAGAGAATACTGATTAAAGATTTTGCTAATTTACTATACATATTTGTAGTAGATTAACAATGTATCCACTTTTATTTGCCTTAAGCACACCACGGCATCCAACTTCTGCCCAATGATTTATATTGAActttattttatgattttggaGTATGATCATTTGTTATTCACCAAGGAGTTCAAGATATTCTGTAACCCTACTATACTTCAGCTTAATTATTAGTGGCTAGTGGAAATATAacagagcatatatatatatatagatcttGGTAAAAGACGGATATGACCACATCAGCTATCTTTAACCATCTTATTCTTCTCAACTCATCAGTCCAAAGTAAAAGTTTCAAGTACACGTAAAAGAAAGGTTCCACACATTGGCTTTTTGTGGGTAAAAATAGTAATGGTTGAGTTGCTATACAGCTGGAATTAACGGGGCAAGTAAGATATACAGCTCATTCACATAACCATAAGCACGTAACAGTAACAAATCAAACCCCACAAAAATTTGTAAAAAGAGATGTGACATATACGTACAATAAGAACCTGCCTAAATGGTTGAGTTTGCTTTCACAAATTTGTCCCATCATTCTTTAGTGTGATCTGATTGAAAGTATACACTCCTACTCCAAGATATGTATGTACAGTATATATTTGTGTATGTCAAAGTAGTTTTATGTTTCATTGGGTGATATTAAATTCACTTCAAACATGATCAGGGGTATTAGAATATATCGTCCGTAAAGTATCAGTATGTAAATAACTTTTTTGTACAATTACAATATTATCATCATCACTCATGTAATTATTACTAATCCATGCATTCATACAGCTCAGTCTTCCCAACTCTCAAGTCCACAAAAAATGTGATAACTATTACTCAtattccctttttcctttctccAATTCTGAGGCATTTCCCTTTGCGCCTTGGGTAAATTTGGTCATGTGTCATTAATTCATAATGTCATATAATAGTAAGTACGGGGAAGTGGCCGGTAATTGGTCCAAAGGATGATTGATTGAATTTCCattgtcaagaaactatattatgCATATGTGAAATTCAAGgagttcaaaaaatatatattttaggtCGTGAGATGACTGAGTCATATTTATATCATcatcttttttatattttagattCTCTTCTCACAACTTTAATCCATATCAGTTTCAAAAGATGAAAACAGCCGAGGGAACCACCAAAAGTGTAGCCATCACTTTTATTACAAAGCATAACTAGCAAAAGGACAGGGGCCCTCTCCACTACATATATCAATGCATACGTTGTATCTCtatacttttcttcttttgcatctCAGGCAATAGTTTTCACTTAACCACTCTCTATCTCACTCTATATATTATTGTTGGCAATATTATTTCAccccttttattatttttacattCTTTGCTATCTGTAGTTTTAAGTTTTAACTCAAGCTGCAGCAACAGTGCCTCTGTGTAAAGGGTAATCGTGTGCAGTTTCATTGGAAGAAGTGGACTTTCTCTGGTCATTTTTTCTCAAGGCCTTTACAGAAGCTGAAAGATTCAATTTTTTCTCTTTGGCTTCATCCATTTCTATCTGTTCTTGCCTGCACTCTTCACTACAGAATGGAGTGTCTCCTCTGCATCAAACCATTCAAGAATAATCAAAGACTTGCATTCTTTTAGATGACCAAATAGTAATAAAAGCTTAGccactaatttactaattaacacTCACTACAAACAATTTATCCACTTTATGAAATGTGTGAAAAGAATCGAACACATTATTGAATAAATTTTAGGTAATCCCTCCTCTCCAAAAAGAAAAGTAACAAATATGTGAATTTGATTTGAAACTTGAAAAGAATGAACAACAAAACTAACCTGTACATGAATATGTCTGTGTTATCACCAAGTGCTTTTTTGCAAAGAAAACAAGCTTCCAAGAAATGGGGTTGTGGTTCGTCAAATCTAGTTTCATAAAACCTTTTCCCACTGGCTAATCTTGGAGATGTAATGGAAGAAAGATTCTTCAAACTCCTCCTTTGTAAATAAACAGGCCTAGAAATCAATGGGTTGTGATTGTGCTGATGGTTTGCTGAAAAACCAGTTTCCATTTCAGCTAAAGAGGCAAGGCCATCGTTTCTGTCAAGAAAACAGAACCGTCTTCTTTTTGGTACAGAGCCCATTTTATATTTTACTTGTTTGGTTTGCAGAGAGAAAAAAGATTGGAGAAGTGGAGACAGGTTTGAAAAAATGGGGAATAGAAAGTGGTTATAAATAAGGATTGGTAAGGTCAGGACTCAGGACTTTGCTAGAAAATTTAGAGAGGTGTTTAAGAAACAAGGTGGGTTTCAGAATTTACATATGACACTTACCATAAACTCGAAATTATtagttaaaaattatatttttttaaaatttttagtgATTTTCACTTATGTATCTATACTCCGTGCCAAAAACAAGACGATCTAAAATAGATTTTGAACCGGCGATTTCACTCGTAAAGGTGCAACCAATAATTATTATACTAATAGGAGTTTTTGAACACGAGTGCAcgcatatatatatttaaatactaatttttattgttatatatGATTTAGGGATAGTTAACATAAACCCATATCTAAGACCTAGATAATCCCTTTTCTGAACTCTGGCTAGTGAATCTATTGGCCATGAGATATTCCTTGTATGTTTACACCTTTTCGACCTAATTTTGCCCTTAGTATTCTCTTTATTACATTCTTTATCACTGTTTACATTCTTCACATTATACACCTTTTTTTCTACTAACACTTTTACATGAGAAATACATTAACCATAATCCCCAACAAGACAACTTAATTATGCAAAAATGTGAAGTATTCATAGCAGTTTAAGATTAACACTTCCCGATAAGTTAGCTTATGAGACGATCATGTTGCAGCTATCACTCTGTAAGTAATTTATAAAAGTAGAGTTCTttttccaaatgaagtagacagtcaaaaataaaataaacaagcaCCAGGTTGAAAAAATGGGTGACATTGGGTGTAATTTGGGAAAACATTTTCGGAAAATATTTATATTCATAGCATACCGTTACATACTTATCAATGATCCCCTTTATTgttatttaagaggggcttgatcctatgATCTTGTTTTCTAGGTATAGTTATAAATAGTAGTTTCAACAACCATTGTGAAGGAGAAAAATCTTTTGCGAAACTTATGTTACATTCTATTCTCAagctaaataatataaatttgcgTTCTGTTTTATGTTGTTCTTATTTCTGTCCTCGGAAGCATCGCTCCCCGGGCCGGACCTGCCAATTTCTTTGGTGTTAACGTTgagtcttatttttaatctaacttatttatcattttggatcaAACCAGTTCGCTTACCTataaaccacgtaacaaatttaattgtaccgtttcacgagtaaacagtttggcgcccatcgtggggcttagacagttgcgtaattgagttgatccttgaattTATTACTAACTCatttgattctttgttcttagcaaaaaCCAAAAATGGCAGCTAACGATGTTAACATCGCACACAACGTTGAGACGCATGAAAATCCATCTCAACATGAGAATTCAATCAATGATACCCGCAACGAAGGGGACGTGGCGACTCCGGTCCATGGCAGACACTATCCCCGACATGTGCGGGAACCAACTCCAGATGATGTGGGGGACGAACACGTTACGGAAACGGTAAGGATCTTGAGAGAGCAACAAAAAGCCACCATGGGCCATCTCTCACGGCAGGACCAGGTCATGAAAGAACTAAATTAGGCATTATCAAGTGCTTCCAACAACGCAAACGGAAGAGGCCCAGTTTCTCCCAGCACTTGTGCAAATCAAGCGGCTCAAAGAGTTGATAATAACACCCCAAGGGGTGAGGTCAGCTTCGACGGAGCCGGGGGAACCGGTAACACCAATGGTAATGATCCTTTCAAAATCGAActcatgagattcatgagggAGATGAATGAGCGGATGGATCAAAATGCGAAGGAGTTTCACGCCCTAATGGATCAAATTTCGGGGGCACCACCAGTTTTAAAAGGCCCAGATTCGAAGAATTGTACACCCAGTTACTATTTAAGTCAAGCGCAGCGTCGGAATTTCAAAACGGTTGAAAATGGCGGACGTATCAAAGTACGATGGGACTTCAGATCCTCAGAAGCACATCACAACTTACACAATGGTGGTGAAAGGAAATAACTTGGCTCAACATGATATTGAGTCGATTCTGCTGAAAAAATTTAGAGAAACCCTCACGAAAAGGGGCCTTGACATGGTATTTGCCTATGCCCGAACATtcaattgattcttttgaaatgctcGCAGATTCATTCGTAAAGGCCTATGCCGGGGTTAGAAAGGTCCAAGTATGGAAGGCggacatattcaggattgcaTAGGGAGAGTCTGAATTGCTGCGAGAGCTCGTTACTGGTTCCAAAAGGAAAGGATGCCGCTACCGCCTGTACTAGATGAGTGAGCAGCAGAGGTGTTCATAAAGGGTTTGAATCCACAAAGCTCTGATGCCTCCCGAAAGTTGAAGGAAAGCTTGCTCGAATTTCAAGCAACCACATGGGCGGATGTCCACAGTTGTTACGAGTCAAAAATAAGAATAGAAGACGATCAGATCGGGTTCCCACCATCAATCAAAGGATGGGAGAGAGACAAGAACCGGGACAAGTTCAAGGATGATTTTGATATAGATCGGAGATTTTCTATGGGTTGCTTTTTGCCTTACGAGAAAGCCAACGGGCGCGACAATAAAGGGCTCCGGTCGT is drawn from Nicotiana tabacum cultivar K326 chromosome 22, ASM71507v2, whole genome shotgun sequence and contains these coding sequences:
- the LOC107804009 gene encoding FCS-Like Zinc finger 2-like; amino-acid sequence: MGSVPKRRRFCFLDRNDGLASLAEMETGFSANHQHNHNPLISRPVYLQRRSLKNLSSITSPRLASGKRFYETRFDEPQPHFLEACFLCKKALGDNTDIFMYRGDTPFCSEECRQEQIEMDEAKEKKLNLSASVKALRKNDQRKSTSSNETAHDYPLHRGTVAAA